The Steroidobacteraceae bacterium genomic interval GAAGACTGCGTCTACGTGTACCGCGAAGCCGCGAAAGGGCGGGCAGGGAGTTTCGAGCGTTTGCCGGACCTGTCGAGCAGCGCCGTCGGCGATTTGCTCGGTGACGATGCGAAGCAGTTCATGGAAGAACTGGAACTCGTGCGCGGAGCGACGGCTTCCTTTGACCTCGCTTCATATCGCGCGGCACGTCAGACGCCGGTCTTCTTCGGTTCTGCCATCAGTAATTTCGGAGTGCGCGAATTATTGCAGTTTTTCGTGATGCACGCCCCGCCGCCAGGGGAGTTCGTGACGACCGCGCGGCCCGTATCTGCATTGGAGCCCGCGCTCAGCGGCTTTGTATTCAAGATCCAGGCGAACATGGATCCGGGGCATCGCGACAGGATCGCGTTCATGCGAATCTGCTCGGGGGCGTACAATCGCGGCATGCGCATGCACCATGTGCGGCTCGGCAAGGAAGTGCGCGTGAATGACGCAATCACCTTCATGGCAGCGGATCGACAGCATGCCGACCAGGCGTTCGCTGGCGACATCATTGGGCTTCACAACCACGGCACGATCAATATCGGTGATTCGTTCTCGGAGGGCGAGCGCCTGGTATTCACCGGCATCCCCAATTTTGCGCCGGAAATCTTCCGGCGCGCGGTGCTGAAGGATCCGCTGAAGGCCAAGGCGCTTGGCAAGGGACTGGCGCAACTGTGCGAAGAAGGCGCCACGCAGCTGTTCAAGCCCATGCGCAACAACGACCTTATACTCGGGGCCGTTGGCCAATTGCAGTTCGAGGTGGTCGCATTTCGGCTCCAGGACGAGTACAACGTCAGCTGTCAATTCGAGCCCGTCAACGTCTATACGGCTCGTTGGCTCGCAGCGGACCAGCAACGCGAACTCGACGAGCTTGCCAACCGATCGCATGACAACATGGCTGTCGATCATGCCGGCGCACTGGTCTATCTGGCGCCGACTCGCGTGAACCTCGAGCTCGCGATGGAGCGTTTCCCACGAGTGCGATTCAGTCCGACGCGCGAGCATTTCCTGCATGAGTGAACCTGCCGAGGCGCGTTCCAGCATCCGCGCGGTGCGGGCCTGGGCTTTTTACGACTTCGCCAATTCCGCTTTTGCCACCACAGTGATGGCGGGTTTTTTCCCGACGTTCTTCAAGCAGTACTGGAACGCCGGCGTCGATGCGACCGTCAGTACCGGCAGGCTCGGCGTTGCCAACGCCATCGCAGGGCTCGTAGTGGCGATCCTCGCGCCCGTGCTGGGTGCAATTGCCGACCGAGGAGGCGCAAGAAAGAAATTGCTGCTGGTGTTCACGGTCATCGGGGCTGCCGCCACGGCGGCGCTGTACCTGATCGGTCAGCCCCACTGGAGCGTTGCGGCGGCGATGTTCGTTACCGCATCGGTCGGTTTCATGGCGGCCAATGTCTTCTACGATGCACTGATGCTCGATGTTGCCAACGACCGGGAGCTGGATCGCGTGTCGGCACTGGGTTTCGCCCTGGGTTATCTGGGCGGCGGCTTGTTGTTCGCCCTCAACCTGCTGATGGTCGTGCGACCGCATTGGTTCAATCTCGCGACCGCCGCCGATGCGGTACGCGCGTCGTTCCTGACCGTGGCATTGTGGTGGCTGTTGTTCTCGATTCCCCTTGCTGTGTGGGTGCGCGAGCACAAGGGTGCGCCGCTGCCGATCAAGACTGCCGTCCGCCAGGGCTTTGCGGAGCTGGGTGCGACCGTGCGGACGGTGATCCGGTATCGGGAGGCCGTCGTGTTCCTGTTGGCCTATTGGTTCTATATCGATGGCGTCAACACCATCATCAAGATGGCAGTCGACTTTGGGCTCGCAATCGGGCTCGAAGCCAGTGATCTGCTTGGGGCGCTCCTGCTCACGCAATTCGTGGCCTTCCCGGCAGCCATGTTCTTCGGCTGGCTAGGTGGGCGCATCGGCTCTCGCAATGGCGTACTGGTCGCACTGGCCGGTTACGTCGTCGCGAATGTTTCCGCCTATTTCATCGATACATCGCTGGGTTTTGTGATCCTTGCGGTACTGATCGGTCTTGTGCAGGGGGGTGTGCAGAGTCTGTCGAGATCACTGTTTGCTCGCCTGGTGCCTCAGGGCAAGAATGCGGAATTCTTCGGGTTCTACAACATGATGGGCAAATTTGCGACCGTGCTCGGTCCGGCGCTGGTGGCACTCGTTGGCTGGTTGACCCACAGCAACCGCGCTGCAATCCTGTCGCTGTTGCTGCTGTTCGTGATGGGTGCCGCGATACTGCTGAAGATCCCGAACAGGGTGGTTCAGGCAACTTCCGCATCCGTTGCGCGATAGCGACGGACCGCGCGGCCGAAACCTGCAATCAACGACGGCGCAGTTGCAGACGGCCTGCCATAGCGCAGCGAGGCATATTGCTCGAGCAGTGCCGAGGCTTGCGGGCGTTGCATCCGCAGGCGCATTGACAGCGCAGCGGCTGATTCGCTCGCGCGTATCGGGATGCCAGCGCGCGCGAGCTTCGCAAGCAGGAGTCGATAACTGCGCTGCAGTGGCTCATTCCCGCGGTACAGGAGTACGCGTGCCTGCCAGGCGCCAAGTGCGATCAGCCAGATCACGAACCCGATCGCAAGTATGCGGCCGGCCGTGGCGAGGTCCGCATCACGTAAACCAAGACTCTGCAACAGGGAGCGCTGCGAACTGGAGTTGAATTCAATGATACGTTGTGTCCACCAGGCGTTGGCGGCGTCCCATTGTCGCCTCAGGCCACGCAGCCAGGTTGAGGCAAGCACCAGCCGCTGGGTGAACGAGCCGGAGTCGCTCAGGAGTTCGCTTGCGCCACGCGTCAGGCGCTCGGGAGCGACGACCGCCGTCGGGTCAACGCGGGTCCAGCCGCGCGCATCGAGCCATATTTCCGCCCAGGCATGTGCGTCCGACTGGCGAATGGTAAAATGGCGGCCGATTGGATTCCACTCGCCCCCGAGGTATCCGGTGACGACCCTGGCCGGCACGCCGGCCGCCCGCATCATGCTCACATAGGCCGAGGCGAAGTGGCCGCAGAAACCGCGCCGCGAATTGAACAGGAAGTCGTCGACCGAGTTGTAGTCCAGGCGCGGCGGTGTCAGGGAGTATTCGAAGCCCGTCGATGCGAACAGGGACAGAACCGCATCGCTGAAGGCGAGATCCGAGCCGGCTTCGCGGCGCATGCGTCGCGCCAGTTCGAGTGTGCGCGGATTGCGTCCCGCCGGCAGTGCCGTGAAAAAACGTCGTCCAAGGGAGCGCAGCGTCTGGCTGTTCCCTGCGCGAGTGTATGAAGTAAGGCGATAGCTGATCGGCTTGCCGACGGGCTCGTTCGCCGTCAGTTCGTTCGCGCCCGCCATGCGCATGCCGCGTTGCCTGGGAGGCGTTGGCATTTCGAGTGCAAACAACCAACGTTGATCGTGCGGTTCCAATGCGACGGTGTAGGAGTAGGAGGGGCCTCGATACGACAGGGCGGGTTCCATGTAGGACGCGCGGCGCGCTCGCCACGTATAGCCGTCGAAGTCCATCATCACGGGTCCGCGAAAGTACAACTCGCTGCTCGGCGGGGCACGGCCCGTGAATTGCACGCGAAAAGCGACAGCATCGGAGTCGACCAGCTCAGTGATCGAGCCCGGGCTCATGCTGTCGGCGAGGCCGGTGCTCGCTGCGCCGCCACCCGGTGTCGCCCAGAATGAGCCTGCGATACGCGGGAAGAACAAAAAACCCATGATTGCGATCGGCAAGGCGAGGCCAATTGATCTTGCGGACATTCGAAGCGCCGCCCGGGTCGACAAGCCCGCGCCGGCCGCGCTTACGATCGCCATCGCTGCGAGCGTGAGCCATGCGACAGCTCCGTAGAGCGGCATGCGTATCATTCCCTGTCGGTCGAGACAGGCAGCGAGCAGCAGGAAAATGGCGCTGCCGGCCACGACCTGCGCATCGCGAGTCGTGCGTGCTTCGAGCAATTTGAGGGCCCCCATTGCGCCAAGCAGGCTGCTCCCGGCGGCCAGTCCATTCAACGTGCGGAACTGCGCGAACACGGCGCCGAGCAATGTCAGCACCAGCAGCAGCATTGCGATGCGCCCCGGTGGGCGGGCCCGGTCGGCGGACATGGCCAGGCGGTATGCAACTGCTGCGATTGCAGCGACGATGGTCCAGGTCGGCATTCGATCCAAGTGCAACAGAAGGCTCATCGCGAAGGCGAGGGCGATGCACTGCGTTTGCCGCGGCGACAATTCGGCGCGCGCGCTCAAGGTAAGTTCTCCGGCCAGATGCCGAGGCGATCGAGGCTGATCTGGTAGTGATTCAGGCCGCGCCCAGGCGGATCGATCTTTGCGCCAATTCGCAGCTGGTACGATGCCCCGATCGTGTGTGCGTCGACAATCCATCGACAGATCTGTTGCAGCCTCAACTCGGCTGGCATCGGCGCCAACGCATCAAAATCGAACAGAGTTGCTTGTGCCTGTTCCGCGACGTAGCTTTTCACCATCAACGGCGCGCCGCGCGCATAGGCACTCCAGGCAACCCTGCGTGGCGAGTCGCCTTCGCGAAAATCGCGCAAGTGCGAGAAATCATCGGCTCCCGGACGCTGCCCGCCGGTCACGGCGCCGGCGGCCTGACTGGTTCCCCGGGCTGCGCCATGCTCGATGGGTTTGGGCCAGGCAATGTAGGTGACATCGCCATGCAAATAGGTGAAGGCGCGGAACAATCCATAGGGGTAGCGAGTCTCGAGGCGAACTCTCGGGATGGTCTGTCGTCCGCGCTCGCCATACCAAAACGGCACTGCAACGCTAAGTGTTTCGCCCGCCAGCAGGCTGCTTGCTGCGGTGTTTCCTCGGCCGGCATCGAGCACCAGCGCGTGGCGATCAGCGGCACTGTGATTGTGTAAATGGATCGAGATTTCACCCTGGCTCGCGGCAAATCCCGACTTGGCCCCGACAGCCACGACCGACAAACCAAGCAGATTACGGTGGCATTGGTGCATGGCGACGAGCCAGACGCCGCCAAAAAGGAAGGTCGCGAACAAAGCCACATTGTTCGAGTAATTGAGACTCGCCAATAACATCACGAACAGCAGCAGGGCGAACGCCATCCCGGTGCGCGTCGGCAGGATATAGAGCCGCCGGGCGGTAATCTGCAGCGGCAGGCGATCCTTGCCTTGGCGTCGCCTGACCCAACCTGCGAATGCTGCCGCCAGCCGTTTCCTCCACGCAGTCGCCGGGTTGATTGCCATTGCCCGCATGGCGTCAGGGCACAGGTATGAGTTCCATCAATTCGGCAGCAAGAACATTGCCGGCATCGCCACCGCTGCGGCTGTGCAAGCGATGGGCGGCGACGCTCACGAACACGGCCTGGACGTCGTCGGGCAGAACGTGGGCGCGCCCCTGCACCAGAGCGTGGGCCTGCGCAGCGCGAATCAGTCCGAGGCCGGCGCGGGGCGACAGGCCATTGGATGCGCCATCGAGTTCCCGGCTCTTCTGCAGAAGGGCTTGAACGTAATCGAGAACGGGCTCGGATAGAAAAATCTCGCGCACCTGCGTCTGCCAATAGATGACCCGCTCGGCACTCATCACCGGATGCATCAAGGGCAGGGCGTCGCGGCGGTCGTTGCCGCGCAACAACAGCCGCTCGTTGGCGCGATCGGGGTACCCCAGCTGTATGCGCATCAAAAAACGGTCCAGTTGCGACTCGGGTAAAGCGAAGGTGCCAGCCTGTTCGAGCGGGTTCTGGGTCGCAACGACGAAGAATGGTTCGGGCAGCCGATAGGTCGTGAGCTCGGTGCTGACCTGTCGTTCTTCCATTGCCTCGAGCAATGCGCTCTGGGTCTTCGGGCTGGCCCGATTGACTTCGTCCGCGAGCAGCAACTGCGTGAATACGGGACCGCGCCGGAAATTGAACTGCTGCGTGGCGCGATCGAAGACAGCGACGCCCAGAATATCGGCTGGCAGCAAATCGCTGGTGAACTGAACGCGTTGCCAGGCGATGCCGAGGACCTGCGCCAGCGCATGGGCCAACGTCGTTTTGCCCACGCCAGGCAGATCCTCGATCAGCAGATGCCCGCGCGCGAGCAGGCAGACCAGTGCCAACCGCAGCTGTCCTGCTTTGCCCAAGATGACTTCACCGAGCGCATCGAGGGCGGCGGTGAGTTCGCTAGTTGCCATCGATGAGCCTGTCAACTATTGCCGCCTGGCCGCGCAGTTTGCCCAACAGCGCTTCGAACTCCGTCACGCGATCGCGTTCCTGCTGCACTACCGCGGCCGGCGCGCCGTTGACGAAGCTGTCTTTGGCGAGCAGTCCGCGGCTGCGATCGAGGTCCTTCTGCAATTTCTGCATGCGCTTTTGCAGCCGATCGCGCTCGGCGGCCGGCTCGATCAGTCCGGCAAGCGGCACGAGCAGGCGCATCAGGCCGACGTTGGCCATCGCGGCAGGTGGGGCAGGCGCGTCCGCCGGCAACACGTCGATCGACCCGAGCGCGGCCAATCGCCGCAGTAGCGACTCATGGGCGGCGAGCAGGCGCCGATCGTCGACGCTCGCATCGGCAATCTTGATGGATAGCCGTCGGCCGGGACTGACATCCATCTCGCCGCGAATCTGCCGCAGGCCCATCACGAATTGCTGGATCCAGCTGATCTCGGATTCGGCCTGCAGGTCGCGCGCATGGTTCTGTGTCAGCGGATAGTCTGCCAGCATTACACTTTCATGATGCGCTCCGGCGAGCGGCGCGAGTTTCAGCCAGATCTCTTCGGTGATGAATGGCATCAATGGATGCAGGGCGCGCATCGCAGCTTCGAGTAACGAAACCATGTTGTAGCGAACTCGCGCCGCTGCATCGGGATCTTCGCCCTGCAGTATCGGTTTGCACAATTCAAGGTACCAGTCGCAGTACTCGTGCCACACGAAGGTATACAGGGCGTTTGCGGCGTAATCAAAGCGATATTCCGCGAACGCTGCGTGCACATCGGCAAGCATGGCGGAAAAGCGCGACTGCGCCCAGCGGTCGACTACCGATTCGGTTCCCGCCGCAGGCCGGACCGGCGGCTGGTCGCCGACGGTCATCATGACGAACCGGGCCGCGTTCCAGATCTTGTTGCAGAAATTTCGATAGCCGCCGACGCGCCCCAGGTCGAAGCGTATGTCGCGCCCCTGGGTGGCGAGTGCCGCGAAGGTGAAGCGCAGGGCATCTGCGCCGTGTGCCGCGATACCCTGCGGATACTCCTTGCGCGTGGCTTTCTCGATTGCGGGACGCAGGTGTTCCTGCATCAGGCCGGAGGTCCGCTTTGCGATGAGTGCGTCGAGATCGATACCATCTACGACGTCGATGGGGTCGATGATATTGCCTTTCGACTTGGACATTTTCTGGCCATGTTCATCGCGCACCAGTCCGGTGATGTACACCTCCCGAAACGGCACGTCCTTCCTGAACTTGAGGCCCATCATCATCATGCGAGCCACCCAGAAGAAAATGATGTCGAAACCGGTAACCAGCACTGACCCGGGATAGAAGCTGCGCAGGTCGGTTGACTCATCGGGCCAGCCGAGGGTCGAGAACGGCCATAGAGCCGATGAGAACCAGGTATCGAGGACATCCGGGTCCTGGCGCAGCGCGAGGCTGTCGGCGAGCGCGTGCTTGCTCCGCACTTCGGCTTCGTCACGGCCGACATAACACCGGCCCTCATTGTCGTACCACGCTGGAATGCGGTGTCCCCACCAAAGTTGCCGGCTTATGCACCAGTCGCGAATATTGCGCATCCATTCGTAGTAGGTCTTGGTCCAGTTCTCCGGCACGAAGCGCGTGCGTCCGGACTCGACGGCAGACAGCGCCTCCTGCGCGAGCGAATCGATGCGCACATACCATTGATCTGTGAGCAGCGGCTCGAGTACGGCCCCCGACCGATCGCCGCGCGGAACCATGAGTTTGTGCGCCTCTGTGTGCTCGAGCAGTCCCAGCGACTCGAACTCCGCGATCAGTTGCTGGCGTGCAGCATAGCGATCGAGGCCGCGATAACGTTCTGGCACGCTGTCATTCAGATGTGCATCGGCGGTGAGGATATTGAGCATTGGCAGCCCGTGACGCTCGCCGATCTCGAAGTCGTTGAAATCATGTGCCGGCGTAATCTTGACGCACCCGGAACCGAATTCTGGGTCGACGTAATGGTCGGCGATAATCGGGATGCTGCGTTCCGCGATCGGTAGCCGAACGCGCTTGCCGACGAGATGTGCGTAGCGCGGGTCATCCGGGTTGACTGCGACGGCCGCGTCGCCGAGCATGGTTTCAGGTCGGGTCGTTGCAACCGTCACATGTCCTTCGGCGCCTTCGAGCGGGTAGCGCAGGTGCCAGAGCTTTCCATCTTCCTCCGTACTAAGTACCTCGAGGTCCGACAAGGCCGTGAGCAGAACCGGGTCCCAATTGACGAGCCGTTTGCCGCGATAGATGAGTCCGTCTTCGTACAGTCGTACGAATGCTTCGTTCACGGCTCTTGATAGATCGGGATCCATCGTGAAACGCTCTCGCGTCCAGTCGACGGATGCGCCGAGGCGCCGCATTTGCGCGACGATCGTGCCGCCCGATTGCGCTTTCCAGCGCCACACTTCTGCCAGGAAGTCCTCGCGCGGCATGTCTCGCCGATTGCGGCCTGCAGTCGCCAACTGTCGCTCGACGACCATTTGCGTGGCGATGCCCGCATGGTCTGTCCCTGGCTGCCAGAGCGTATTGCGGCCGCTCATGCGGTGATACCGTGTCAGCGCATCCATCAGCGTGTGCTGAAACGCATGGCCCATGTGGAGTGTGCCGGTGACGTTCGGCGGAGGCAGCATGATGACGTAGGGATCGCCGGAACCGCGCGGCGCAAACCACCCGCGGCTCTCCCAGCGTTCGTAGATTGTGGACTCGATCGAGCCCGGCGAGAAAGTCTTGTCCATCAGTCTAGGGTCAGGCCCGGTGGCGGATGCAGAAGGCGAGTATACCCAAGCGCCTAGTGCGCCGATCGTCCCCGCAGCTGCTGCGTCGCGGGCTCCAGGCCCAGTTCGCGATAGCTGCGAAAGCGTTCGCGCCCGCGGGCGCGGCGGTCCGCGTCACCATCGATGATGTCGATGACGCGCTCGCAGGAGTCTGCCGCTGCGACAAACGTTTCCGATAACGAAATGACGATTTCGCCCGCATTGTCGGCGTCTAGCTGCAGCCTGACGCAACGCGGCTCCACCGGAGCGACGGAGTCGGCGCACTCATGCGGCAGGAAACTGCCGTCACGGAAAGTCCACATCAGTTCATCGAGGGCACGTTGTTGCTCTGCATCGGCGCACAGTACGACCACCGCCTGGCCTGCCTGGTAGGCTTTCTCCGCCAGCCTGCAAGCGAGCCTCAGCCGTTCCCGACCGCTGGCGTCGTCAGTGATGTAGAAATCGACTCGAGGCCTTGGCATGCCCGGCGGCCCTATTGGCCCGCACGCTTTAGCAGAAAATCGGCGAGCGTCGGGAGCGGGCGACCCGTGCTGCCCTTGTTCGCTCCGCTCAGATAGGCCGTGCCCGCGATGTCGATATGTGCCCATATCATGCCCGTGGTGAATTTGGACAGGAAGGTCGCGGCAGTGATCGCGCCGCCATCGCGGCCGCCGACATTGGCCATATCGGCGAAATTGCTGCGCAATTGCTCGGCATATTCTTCTGTTAATGGCAGCCGCCATAGTCGATCGTCCGCGCGCAGGCCGCTGTCAAGCAGCTCACTGGCAAGCGCATCGTCGTTGCTCATGAGCCCGCTATGGTGGGCACCCAGGGCGACGACGCAGGCACCGGTCAACGTGGCTACATCGATGAGCGCCGATGGTTTGTATCGGCGCGCATAGTGCAGCGCATCGCAAAGAA includes:
- a CDS encoding peptide chain release factor 3, with the protein product MHSLEKEIARRRTFAIISHPDAGKTTLTEKLLLFGGAIQLAGTVKGRKAARHATSDWMRLEQQRGISVTSSVMQFPFDGRIVNLLDTPGHEDFSEDTYRTLTAVDSALMVIDCAKGVEERTVKLMEVCRLRATPIMTFINKLDRAGRAPIELLDEVEQVLGIATAPVTWPIGMGSALRGIYHLLEDCVYVYREAAKGRAGSFERLPDLSSSAVGDLLGDDAKQFMEELELVRGATASFDLASYRAARQTPVFFGSAISNFGVRELLQFFVMHAPPPGEFVTTARPVSALEPALSGFVFKIQANMDPGHRDRIAFMRICSGAYNRGMRMHHVRLGKEVRVNDAITFMAADRQHADQAFAGDIIGLHNHGTINIGDSFSEGERLVFTGIPNFAPEIFRRAVLKDPLKAKALGKGLAQLCEEGATQLFKPMRNNDLILGAVGQLQFEVVAFRLQDEYNVSCQFEPVNVYTARWLAADQQRELDELANRSHDNMAVDHAGALVYLAPTRVNLELAMERFPRVRFSPTREHFLHE
- a CDS encoding MFS transporter; this encodes MSEPAEARSSIRAVRAWAFYDFANSAFATTVMAGFFPTFFKQYWNAGVDATVSTGRLGVANAIAGLVVAILAPVLGAIADRGGARKKLLLVFTVIGAAATAALYLIGQPHWSVAAAMFVTASVGFMAANVFYDALMLDVANDRELDRVSALGFALGYLGGGLLFALNLLMVVRPHWFNLATAADAVRASFLTVALWWLLFSIPLAVWVREHKGAPLPIKTAVRQGFAELGATVRTVIRYREAVVFLLAYWFYIDGVNTIIKMAVDFGLAIGLEASDLLGALLLTQFVAFPAAMFFGWLGGRIGSRNGVLVALAGYVVANVSAYFIDTSLGFVILAVLIGLVQGGVQSLSRSLFARLVPQGKNAEFFGFYNMMGKFATVLGPALVALVGWLTHSNRAAILSLLLLFVMGAAILLKIPNRVVQATSASVAR
- a CDS encoding DUF3488 and transglutaminase-like domain-containing protein, with amino-acid sequence MSARAELSPRQTQCIALAFAMSLLLHLDRMPTWTIVAAIAAVAYRLAMSADRARPPGRIAMLLLVLTLLGAVFAQFRTLNGLAAGSSLLGAMGALKLLEARTTRDAQVVAGSAIFLLLAACLDRQGMIRMPLYGAVAWLTLAAMAIVSAAGAGLSTRAALRMSARSIGLALPIAIMGFLFFPRIAGSFWATPGGGAASTGLADSMSPGSITELVDSDAVAFRVQFTGRAPPSSELYFRGPVMMDFDGYTWRARRASYMEPALSYRGPSYSYTVALEPHDQRWLFALEMPTPPRQRGMRMAGANELTANEPVGKPISYRLTSYTRAGNSQTLRSLGRRFFTALPAGRNPRTLELARRMRREAGSDLAFSDAVLSLFASTGFEYSLTPPRLDYNSVDDFLFNSRRGFCGHFASAYVSMMRAAGVPARVVTGYLGGEWNPIGRHFTIRQSDAHAWAEIWLDARGWTRVDPTAVVAPERLTRGASELLSDSGSFTQRLVLASTWLRGLRRQWDAANAWWTQRIIEFNSSSQRSLLQSLGLRDADLATAGRILAIGFVIWLIALGAWQARVLLYRGNEPLQRSYRLLLAKLARAGIPIRASESAAALSMRLRMQRPQASALLEQYASLRYGRPSATAPSLIAGFGRAVRRYRATDAEVA
- a CDS encoding DUF58 domain-containing protein; translated protein: MAINPATAWRKRLAAAFAGWVRRRQGKDRLPLQITARRLYILPTRTGMAFALLLFVMLLASLNYSNNVALFATFLFGGVWLVAMHQCHRNLLGLSVVAVGAKSGFAASQGEISIHLHNHSAADRHALVLDAGRGNTAASSLLAGETLSVAVPFWYGERGRQTIPRVRLETRYPYGLFRAFTYLHGDVTYIAWPKPIEHGAARGTSQAAGAVTGGQRPGADDFSHLRDFREGDSPRRVAWSAYARGAPLMVKSYVAEQAQATLFDFDALAPMPAELRLQQICRWIVDAHTIGASYQLRIGAKIDPPGRGLNHYQISLDRLGIWPENLP
- a CDS encoding MoxR family ATPase; the protein is MATSELTAALDALGEVILGKAGQLRLALVCLLARGHLLIEDLPGVGKTTLAHALAQVLGIAWQRVQFTSDLLPADILGVAVFDRATQQFNFRRGPVFTQLLLADEVNRASPKTQSALLEAMEERQVSTELTTYRLPEPFFVVATQNPLEQAGTFALPESQLDRFLMRIQLGYPDRANERLLLRGNDRRDALPLMHPVMSAERVIYWQTQVREIFLSEPVLDYVQALLQKSRELDGASNGLSPRAGLGLIRAAQAHALVQGRAHVLPDDVQAVFVSVAAHRLHSRSGGDAGNVLAAELMELIPVP
- a CDS encoding valine--tRNA ligase; this encodes MDKTFSPGSIESTIYERWESRGWFAPRGSGDPYVIMLPPPNVTGTLHMGHAFQHTLMDALTRYHRMSGRNTLWQPGTDHAGIATQMVVERQLATAGRNRRDMPREDFLAEVWRWKAQSGGTIVAQMRRLGASVDWTRERFTMDPDLSRAVNEAFVRLYEDGLIYRGKRLVNWDPVLLTALSDLEVLSTEEDGKLWHLRYPLEGAEGHVTVATTRPETMLGDAAVAVNPDDPRYAHLVGKRVRLPIAERSIPIIADHYVDPEFGSGCVKITPAHDFNDFEIGERHGLPMLNILTADAHLNDSVPERYRGLDRYAARQQLIAEFESLGLLEHTEAHKLMVPRGDRSGAVLEPLLTDQWYVRIDSLAQEALSAVESGRTRFVPENWTKTYYEWMRNIRDWCISRQLWWGHRIPAWYDNEGRCYVGRDEAEVRSKHALADSLALRQDPDVLDTWFSSALWPFSTLGWPDESTDLRSFYPGSVLVTGFDIIFFWVARMMMMGLKFRKDVPFREVYITGLVRDEHGQKMSKSKGNIIDPIDVVDGIDLDALIAKRTSGLMQEHLRPAIEKATRKEYPQGIAAHGADALRFTFAALATQGRDIRFDLGRVGGYRNFCNKIWNAARFVMMTVGDQPPVRPAAGTESVVDRWAQSRFSAMLADVHAAFAEYRFDYAANALYTFVWHEYCDWYLELCKPILQGEDPDAAARVRYNMVSLLEAAMRALHPLMPFITEEIWLKLAPLAGAHHESVMLADYPLTQNHARDLQAESEISWIQQFVMGLRQIRGEMDVSPGRRLSIKIADASVDDRRLLAAHESLLRRLAALGSIDVLPADAPAPPAAMANVGLMRLLVPLAGLIEPAAERDRLQKRMQKLQKDLDRSRGLLAKDSFVNGAPAAVVQQERDRVTEFEALLGKLRGQAAIVDRLIDGN
- a CDS encoding DNA polymerase III subunit chi, which gives rise to MPRPRVDFYITDDASGRERLRLACRLAEKAYQAGQAVVVLCADAEQQRALDELMWTFRDGSFLPHECADSVAPVEPRCVRLQLDADNAGEIVISLSETFVAAADSCERVIDIIDGDADRRARGRERFRSYRELGLEPATQQLRGRSAH